Proteins from one Elgaria multicarinata webbii isolate HBS135686 ecotype San Diego chromosome 3, rElgMul1.1.pri, whole genome shotgun sequence genomic window:
- the HGS gene encoding hepatocyte growth factor-regulated tyrosine kinase substrate isoform X3: MGRGGGTFERLLDKATSQLLLETDWESILQICDMIRQGDTQAKYAVGAIKKKVNDKNPHVALYALEVLESVVKNCGQTVHDEVANKQTMEELKEMLKRQVEANVRNKILYLIQAWANAFRNEPKYKVVQDTYQIMKVEGHVFPEFKESDAMFAAERAPDWVDAEECHRCRVQFGVVTRKHHCRACGQIFCGKCSSKYSTIPKFGIEKEVRVCEPCYEHLNKKAEGKGTATTELPPEYLTSPLSQQSQMPPKRDETALQEEEELQLAIALSQSEAEEKRQKSTYSTYPKAEPTPITSSAPPVNTLYSSPVNSSAPLAEDIDPELARYLNRNYWEKKQEEVRKSPTPSAPLSMGEPASQATEVQPAPLSVVEQQYQNGETDESHEQFLKALQNAVTTFVNRMKSNHLRGRSITNDSAVLSLFQSINSMHPQLLELLNQLDERRLYYEGLQDKLAQIRDARGALNALREEHREKLRRAAEEAERQRQIQLAQKLEIMRQKKQEYLEMQRQLAIQRLQEQEKERQLRLEQQKQTIQMRAQMPAFSLPYAQLQAMPAAGGVIYQPSGPTSFPGTFSPAGSVEGSPMHTVYMSQPAQGSTGPYTAMPVAGTDPNMVSTYMYSAGTNSAQTAPQGQAVPTTNPAYSSYQPTPSQCYQNAPAPSQTQAPPQSGGTMGYMGNQSVSMGYQPYNMQNLMSNLPGQEPGLSSLPPQQPYMSGQQPMYQQMAPPGGPPQQQQPPQQAPAQVQQVQGGSGEAQLISFD, encoded by the exons ATGGGGCGAGGCGGAGGCACCTTCGAGCGACTTCTAG ATAAAGCTACCAGTCAGCTTCTGCTGGAGACAGACTGGGAGTCTATCCTACAGATCTGTGATATGATTCGTCAGGGTGACACCCA GGCTAAATATGCTGTGGGTGCAATAAAGAAGAAAGTCAATGACAAGAATCCTCACGTGGCTCTCTATGCACTAGAG GTCTTGGAGTCAGTGGTAAAGAACTGTGGTCAGACAGTCCATGATGAAGTGGCTAACAAACAGACTATGGAGGAGCTGAAGGAAATGCTGAAG AGACAAGTTGAGGCCAATGTTCGCAACAAGATCCTGTACCTGATCCAGGCATGGGCTAATGCCTTCCGCAATGAGCCCAAATACAAGGTGGTTCAGGACACATACCAGATCATGAAGGTAGAAG GTCATGTTTTCCCAGAATTCAAGGAGAGCGATGCCATGTTTGCAGCAGAAAGG GCTCCTGACTGGGTGGATGCAGAGGAGTGTCACCGGTGCCGAGTCCAGTTTGGAGTGGTGACTCGCAAG CACCACTGCCGGGCTTGCGGGCAGATTTTCTGTGGGAAGTGCTCATCCAAGTATTCCACCATTCCTAAGTTTGGCATCGAGAAGGAGGTGCGGGTGTGTGAGCCTTGCTACGAACATCTCAACAA gaAAGCAGAAGGGAAAGGAACTGCCACCACAGAGCTGCCTCCCGAGTACTTGACCAGCCCTCTTTCGCAGCAGTCCCAG ATGCCTCCGAAGCGTGATGAAACTgctctgcaggaggaggaggagctgcagtTGGCAATTGCACTGTCCCAGtcagaggcagaggaga AGAGACAGAAAAGCACGTACTCCACATACCCCAAGGCCGAGCCGACGCCGATCACCTCGTCGGCCCCTCCGGTCAACACCCTCTACTCCTCGCCTGTG AACTCCTCCGCACCTCTGGCTGAGGACATCGACCCTGAG TTGGCTCGGTACCTGAACCGCAACTACTGggaaaagaagcaggaggaggTCCGCAAGAGCCCCACGCCCTCTGCCCCACTGTCCATGGgggagccagccagccaagccACTGAGGTCCAGCCTGCCCCACTCAGCGTGGTGGAG CAGCAATACCAAAATGGCGAAACTGACGAGAGCCACGAGCAGTTCCTTAAGGCTCTGCAGAATGCTGTCACCACCTTTGTCAACCGCATGAAGAGCAACCACCTGCGGGGCCGGAGCATTACCAATGACTCAGCGGTTCTCTCGCTCTTCCAGTCCATCAACAGCATGCACCCCCAGCTCCTGGAGCTGCTGAACCAGCTGGACGAGCGCCGCT TGTATTATGAAGGACTTCAAGATAAACTCGCTCAGATCCGCGATGCACGGGGAGCCCTGAATGCTCTGCGGGAGGAACACCGAGAGAAGCTGCGCCGAGCTGCCGAGGAAGCGGAGCGCCAGCGTCAGATCCAACTGGCCCAGAAGCTTGAGATTATGCGGCAGAAGAAGCAG GAATACCTAGAGATGCAGCGGCAACTGGCTATCCAGCGCCTTCAGGAGCAGGAAAAGGAGCGCCAGCTGCGCCTGGAGCAACAGAAGCAAACGATCCAGATGAGGGCACAGATGCCTGCTTTTTCCCTGCCTTATGCTCAG CTGCAGGCCATGCCTGCTGCCGGCGGGGTGATCTACCAGCCATCGGGCCCCACAAGCTTCCCAGGCACCTTCAGCCCAGCAGGCTCCGTGGAGGGCTCGCCTATGCACACGGTGTACATGAGCCAGCCAGCCCAGGGCAGCACCGGGCCCTACACTGCAATGCCCGTGGCAGGAACAG ATCCCAACATGGTGAGCACCTACATGTACTCAGCGGGCACGAACAGTGCACAAACGGCTCCACAAGGGCAGGCAGTGCCCACCACGAATCCTGCCTATTCCTCCTACCAGCCTACACCTTCCCAATGCTATCAG AACGCACCTGCCCCTTCACAGACACAGGCTCCTCCACAGTCTGGTGGTACAATGGGTTACATGGGCAACCAGTCGGTCTCAATGGGCTACCAGCCCTACAATATGCAG aatctcatgtcaaacctccctggccagGAACCAGGTTTGAGTAGCCTGCCGCCCCAGCAGCCTTACATGTCAGGACAACAGCCTATGTATCAGCAG ATGGCGCCCCCTGGAGGTCccccacaacagcagcagcctccCCAGCAGGCTCCTGCCCAGGTGCAACAAGTCCAAGGGGGCAGCGGAGAGGCTCAGCTAATTTCCTTTGACTAA
- the LOC134396664 gene encoding methyltransferase-like 26 B, whose amino-acid sequence MLVSPTAERNKETILEVLADYVDDTSSAFGLELGSGTGQHVVHFAQALPTVTWQPSEISLASQQSISAYIRATRVTNVREPLPIDVSQPWEQWAGLVRGCCDFIIIINVLHMTDQGLEGMFKGIGQLLKPGGICLAYGPFAINGIIIPECNVQLDRTLQARNPEWGLRDVEELRQLANINALRLERMVRGKRPARNFAGSNEINLRKALPVSLTSAISPTGFHVACSHPFSSLVQLSVCFYPQLEMPEYTKCLIFRRREL is encoded by the exons ATGTTGGTTTCTCCCACGGCTGAGAGGAACAAGGAAACCATCCTGGAGGTGCTGGCTGACTATGTGGATGACACTAGCTCAGCTTTTGGGCTGGAGCTGGGATCTGGGACAGGACAGCACGTGGTGCACTTTGCCCAGGCCCTACCCACCGTCACTTGGCAACCGTCGGAGATCAGCCTAGCTTCTCAGCAGAG catctccgCTTACATCCGTGCCACCAGGGTGACCAATGTCCGAGAGCCCCTCCCCATAGATGTATCACAGCCATGGGAGCAGTGGGCTGGCCTGGTTCGAGGCTGTTGTGacttcatcatcattatcaatgtACTACACATGACCGACCAAGGCCTGGAG GGGATGTTTAAAGGCATAGGACAACTGCTGAAACCTGGAGGCATTTGCTTGGCCTACGGC CCCTTTGCCATTAATGGGAtcatcattccagagtgcaatGTGCAACTAGACAGAACGCTCCAGGCCAG GAATCCCGAGTGGGGGCTGCGAGATGTGGAAGAGCTTCGTCAACTGGCAAACATCAACGCACTCCGGCTTGAGCGCATGGTAAGAGGCAAGAGGCCAGCCCGCAATTTTGCAGGGAGCAATGAAATAAACCTGCGGAAAGCTCTCCCAGTGTCCTTGACCTCTGCTATTTCCCCCACAGGTTTCCATGTTGCTTgctcccaccccttctcctctctCGTGCAACTCAGTGTCTGTTTTTATCCTCAGCTGGAGATGCCCGAATACACCAAATGCCTGATCTTTCGGCGGAGAGAGTTATGA
- the MRPL12 gene encoding large ribosomal subunit protein bL12m: MSNAARTPEKEAPAGVSFLPPLGAAAMAMLPAGRLGTALRLLLRQHQPRTCTVRMLKVTCSQRSEALASPPLDDAPKEYSPKIQQLVRDIASLTLLEISDLNELLKKTLKIQDMGLMPMAGMMPSAQLAAPAVEEEDAPKKAVKVHFTVKLTELKAADKVKLIKEVKNCMQGLNLVQAKKLVESLPQEIKANVTKDEAEKMKLALEAAGGTVVLE; this comes from the exons atgtccaatg CAGCTCGCACGCCGGAGAAAGAGGCGCCCGCCGGTGTCTCCTTCCTGCCGCCTCTTGGAGCTGCCGCCATGGCCATGTTGCCCGCGGGCCGGCTCGGTACCGCTCTCCGCCTGCTGCTGCG GCAGCATCAGCCACGAACCTGCACTGTCAGGATGCTGAAGGTTACCTGCTCACAACGAAGTGAAGCCCTGGCAAGCCCACCTCTGGATGATGCCCCCAAAGAGTACTCGCCCAAGATTCAGCAGCTAGTTCGGGACATTGCTAGCCTGACCCTGTTGGAGATCTCTGATCTCAATGAGCTGTTGAAG AAAACCCTCAAGATCCAAGATATGGGGCTAATGCCAATGGCTGGGATGATGCCATCAGCACAACTAGCAGCTCCG GCAGTAGAAGAGGAAGATGCTCCGAAGAAGGCGGTAAAGGTCCATTTCACAGTAAAGTTGACTGAACTGAAGGCTGCAGATAAAGTGAAACTTATCAAGGAGGTGAAGAACTGTATGCAAGGTCTAAACCTTGTCCAG GCAAAGAAGTTGGTGGAGTCTCTTCCCCAAGAGATCAAGGCGAATGTAACTAAAGATGAAGCAGAGAAGATGAAATTAGCTTTGGAGGCAGCAGGAGGGACTGTGGTTCTGGAGTAA
- the HGS gene encoding hepatocyte growth factor-regulated tyrosine kinase substrate isoform X2, whose amino-acid sequence MGRGGGTFERLLDKATSQLLLETDWESILQICDMIRQGDTQAKYAVGAIKKKVNDKNPHVALYALEVLESVVKNCGQTVHDEVANKQTMEELKEMLKRQVEANVRNKILYLIQAWANAFRNEPKYKVVQDTYQIMKVEGHVFPEFKESDAMFAAERAPDWVDAEECHRCRVQFGVVTRKHHCRACGQIFCGKCSSKYSTIPKFGIEKEVRVCEPCYEHLNKKAEGKGTATTELPPEYLTSPLSQQSQMPPKRDETALQEEEELQLAIALSQSEAEEKERMRQKSTYSTYPKAEPTPITSSAPPVNTLYSSPVNSSAPLAEDIDPELARYLNRNYWEKKQEEVRKSPTPSAPLSMGEPASQATEVQPAPLSVVEQYQNGETDESHEQFLKALQNAVTTFVNRMKSNHLRGRSITNDSAVLSLFQSINSMHPQLLELLNQLDERRLYYEGLQDKLAQIRDARGALNALREEHREKLRRAAEEAERQRQIQLAQKLEIMRQKKQEYLEMQRQLAIQRLQEQEKERQLRLEQQKQTIQMRAQMPAFSLPYAQLQAMPAAGGVIYQPSGPTSFPGTFSPAGSVEGSPMHTVYMSQPAQGSTGPYTAMPVAGTDPNMVSTYMYSAGTNSAQTAPQGQAVPTTNPAYSSYQPTPSQCYQNAPAPSQTQAPPQSGGTMGYMGNQSVSMGYQPYNMQNLMSNLPGQEPGLSSLPPQQPYMSGQQPMYQQMAPPGGPPQQQQPPQQAPAQVQQVQGGSGEAQLISFD is encoded by the exons ATGGGGCGAGGCGGAGGCACCTTCGAGCGACTTCTAG ATAAAGCTACCAGTCAGCTTCTGCTGGAGACAGACTGGGAGTCTATCCTACAGATCTGTGATATGATTCGTCAGGGTGACACCCA GGCTAAATATGCTGTGGGTGCAATAAAGAAGAAAGTCAATGACAAGAATCCTCACGTGGCTCTCTATGCACTAGAG GTCTTGGAGTCAGTGGTAAAGAACTGTGGTCAGACAGTCCATGATGAAGTGGCTAACAAACAGACTATGGAGGAGCTGAAGGAAATGCTGAAG AGACAAGTTGAGGCCAATGTTCGCAACAAGATCCTGTACCTGATCCAGGCATGGGCTAATGCCTTCCGCAATGAGCCCAAATACAAGGTGGTTCAGGACACATACCAGATCATGAAGGTAGAAG GTCATGTTTTCCCAGAATTCAAGGAGAGCGATGCCATGTTTGCAGCAGAAAGG GCTCCTGACTGGGTGGATGCAGAGGAGTGTCACCGGTGCCGAGTCCAGTTTGGAGTGGTGACTCGCAAG CACCACTGCCGGGCTTGCGGGCAGATTTTCTGTGGGAAGTGCTCATCCAAGTATTCCACCATTCCTAAGTTTGGCATCGAGAAGGAGGTGCGGGTGTGTGAGCCTTGCTACGAACATCTCAACAA gaAAGCAGAAGGGAAAGGAACTGCCACCACAGAGCTGCCTCCCGAGTACTTGACCAGCCCTCTTTCGCAGCAGTCCCAG ATGCCTCCGAAGCGTGATGAAACTgctctgcaggaggaggaggagctgcagtTGGCAATTGCACTGTCCCAGtcagaggcagaggagaaggaaaggatg AGACAGAAAAGCACGTACTCCACATACCCCAAGGCCGAGCCGACGCCGATCACCTCGTCGGCCCCTCCGGTCAACACCCTCTACTCCTCGCCTGTG AACTCCTCCGCACCTCTGGCTGAGGACATCGACCCTGAG TTGGCTCGGTACCTGAACCGCAACTACTGggaaaagaagcaggaggaggTCCGCAAGAGCCCCACGCCCTCTGCCCCACTGTCCATGGgggagccagccagccaagccACTGAGGTCCAGCCTGCCCCACTCAGCGTGGTGGAG CAATACCAAAATGGCGAAACTGACGAGAGCCACGAGCAGTTCCTTAAGGCTCTGCAGAATGCTGTCACCACCTTTGTCAACCGCATGAAGAGCAACCACCTGCGGGGCCGGAGCATTACCAATGACTCAGCGGTTCTCTCGCTCTTCCAGTCCATCAACAGCATGCACCCCCAGCTCCTGGAGCTGCTGAACCAGCTGGACGAGCGCCGCT TGTATTATGAAGGACTTCAAGATAAACTCGCTCAGATCCGCGATGCACGGGGAGCCCTGAATGCTCTGCGGGAGGAACACCGAGAGAAGCTGCGCCGAGCTGCCGAGGAAGCGGAGCGCCAGCGTCAGATCCAACTGGCCCAGAAGCTTGAGATTATGCGGCAGAAGAAGCAG GAATACCTAGAGATGCAGCGGCAACTGGCTATCCAGCGCCTTCAGGAGCAGGAAAAGGAGCGCCAGCTGCGCCTGGAGCAACAGAAGCAAACGATCCAGATGAGGGCACAGATGCCTGCTTTTTCCCTGCCTTATGCTCAG CTGCAGGCCATGCCTGCTGCCGGCGGGGTGATCTACCAGCCATCGGGCCCCACAAGCTTCCCAGGCACCTTCAGCCCAGCAGGCTCCGTGGAGGGCTCGCCTATGCACACGGTGTACATGAGCCAGCCAGCCCAGGGCAGCACCGGGCCCTACACTGCAATGCCCGTGGCAGGAACAG ATCCCAACATGGTGAGCACCTACATGTACTCAGCGGGCACGAACAGTGCACAAACGGCTCCACAAGGGCAGGCAGTGCCCACCACGAATCCTGCCTATTCCTCCTACCAGCCTACACCTTCCCAATGCTATCAG AACGCACCTGCCCCTTCACAGACACAGGCTCCTCCACAGTCTGGTGGTACAATGGGTTACATGGGCAACCAGTCGGTCTCAATGGGCTACCAGCCCTACAATATGCAG aatctcatgtcaaacctccctggccagGAACCAGGTTTGAGTAGCCTGCCGCCCCAGCAGCCTTACATGTCAGGACAACAGCCTATGTATCAGCAG ATGGCGCCCCCTGGAGGTCccccacaacagcagcagcctccCCAGCAGGCTCCTGCCCAGGTGCAACAAGTCCAAGGGGGCAGCGGAGAGGCTCAGCTAATTTCCTTTGACTAA
- the HGS gene encoding hepatocyte growth factor-regulated tyrosine kinase substrate isoform X1, which produces MGRGGGTFERLLDKATSQLLLETDWESILQICDMIRQGDTQAKYAVGAIKKKVNDKNPHVALYALEVLESVVKNCGQTVHDEVANKQTMEELKEMLKRQVEANVRNKILYLIQAWANAFRNEPKYKVVQDTYQIMKVEGHVFPEFKESDAMFAAERAPDWVDAEECHRCRVQFGVVTRKHHCRACGQIFCGKCSSKYSTIPKFGIEKEVRVCEPCYEHLNKKAEGKGTATTELPPEYLTSPLSQQSQMPPKRDETALQEEEELQLAIALSQSEAEEKERMRQKSTYSTYPKAEPTPITSSAPPVNTLYSSPVNSSAPLAEDIDPELARYLNRNYWEKKQEEVRKSPTPSAPLSMGEPASQATEVQPAPLSVVEQQYQNGETDESHEQFLKALQNAVTTFVNRMKSNHLRGRSITNDSAVLSLFQSINSMHPQLLELLNQLDERRLYYEGLQDKLAQIRDARGALNALREEHREKLRRAAEEAERQRQIQLAQKLEIMRQKKQEYLEMQRQLAIQRLQEQEKERQLRLEQQKQTIQMRAQMPAFSLPYAQLQAMPAAGGVIYQPSGPTSFPGTFSPAGSVEGSPMHTVYMSQPAQGSTGPYTAMPVAGTDPNMVSTYMYSAGTNSAQTAPQGQAVPTTNPAYSSYQPTPSQCYQNAPAPSQTQAPPQSGGTMGYMGNQSVSMGYQPYNMQNLMSNLPGQEPGLSSLPPQQPYMSGQQPMYQQMAPPGGPPQQQQPPQQAPAQVQQVQGGSGEAQLISFD; this is translated from the exons ATGGGGCGAGGCGGAGGCACCTTCGAGCGACTTCTAG ATAAAGCTACCAGTCAGCTTCTGCTGGAGACAGACTGGGAGTCTATCCTACAGATCTGTGATATGATTCGTCAGGGTGACACCCA GGCTAAATATGCTGTGGGTGCAATAAAGAAGAAAGTCAATGACAAGAATCCTCACGTGGCTCTCTATGCACTAGAG GTCTTGGAGTCAGTGGTAAAGAACTGTGGTCAGACAGTCCATGATGAAGTGGCTAACAAACAGACTATGGAGGAGCTGAAGGAAATGCTGAAG AGACAAGTTGAGGCCAATGTTCGCAACAAGATCCTGTACCTGATCCAGGCATGGGCTAATGCCTTCCGCAATGAGCCCAAATACAAGGTGGTTCAGGACACATACCAGATCATGAAGGTAGAAG GTCATGTTTTCCCAGAATTCAAGGAGAGCGATGCCATGTTTGCAGCAGAAAGG GCTCCTGACTGGGTGGATGCAGAGGAGTGTCACCGGTGCCGAGTCCAGTTTGGAGTGGTGACTCGCAAG CACCACTGCCGGGCTTGCGGGCAGATTTTCTGTGGGAAGTGCTCATCCAAGTATTCCACCATTCCTAAGTTTGGCATCGAGAAGGAGGTGCGGGTGTGTGAGCCTTGCTACGAACATCTCAACAA gaAAGCAGAAGGGAAAGGAACTGCCACCACAGAGCTGCCTCCCGAGTACTTGACCAGCCCTCTTTCGCAGCAGTCCCAG ATGCCTCCGAAGCGTGATGAAACTgctctgcaggaggaggaggagctgcagtTGGCAATTGCACTGTCCCAGtcagaggcagaggagaaggaaaggatg AGACAGAAAAGCACGTACTCCACATACCCCAAGGCCGAGCCGACGCCGATCACCTCGTCGGCCCCTCCGGTCAACACCCTCTACTCCTCGCCTGTG AACTCCTCCGCACCTCTGGCTGAGGACATCGACCCTGAG TTGGCTCGGTACCTGAACCGCAACTACTGggaaaagaagcaggaggaggTCCGCAAGAGCCCCACGCCCTCTGCCCCACTGTCCATGGgggagccagccagccaagccACTGAGGTCCAGCCTGCCCCACTCAGCGTGGTGGAG CAGCAATACCAAAATGGCGAAACTGACGAGAGCCACGAGCAGTTCCTTAAGGCTCTGCAGAATGCTGTCACCACCTTTGTCAACCGCATGAAGAGCAACCACCTGCGGGGCCGGAGCATTACCAATGACTCAGCGGTTCTCTCGCTCTTCCAGTCCATCAACAGCATGCACCCCCAGCTCCTGGAGCTGCTGAACCAGCTGGACGAGCGCCGCT TGTATTATGAAGGACTTCAAGATAAACTCGCTCAGATCCGCGATGCACGGGGAGCCCTGAATGCTCTGCGGGAGGAACACCGAGAGAAGCTGCGCCGAGCTGCCGAGGAAGCGGAGCGCCAGCGTCAGATCCAACTGGCCCAGAAGCTTGAGATTATGCGGCAGAAGAAGCAG GAATACCTAGAGATGCAGCGGCAACTGGCTATCCAGCGCCTTCAGGAGCAGGAAAAGGAGCGCCAGCTGCGCCTGGAGCAACAGAAGCAAACGATCCAGATGAGGGCACAGATGCCTGCTTTTTCCCTGCCTTATGCTCAG CTGCAGGCCATGCCTGCTGCCGGCGGGGTGATCTACCAGCCATCGGGCCCCACAAGCTTCCCAGGCACCTTCAGCCCAGCAGGCTCCGTGGAGGGCTCGCCTATGCACACGGTGTACATGAGCCAGCCAGCCCAGGGCAGCACCGGGCCCTACACTGCAATGCCCGTGGCAGGAACAG ATCCCAACATGGTGAGCACCTACATGTACTCAGCGGGCACGAACAGTGCACAAACGGCTCCACAAGGGCAGGCAGTGCCCACCACGAATCCTGCCTATTCCTCCTACCAGCCTACACCTTCCCAATGCTATCAG AACGCACCTGCCCCTTCACAGACACAGGCTCCTCCACAGTCTGGTGGTACAATGGGTTACATGGGCAACCAGTCGGTCTCAATGGGCTACCAGCCCTACAATATGCAG aatctcatgtcaaacctccctggccagGAACCAGGTTTGAGTAGCCTGCCGCCCCAGCAGCCTTACATGTCAGGACAACAGCCTATGTATCAGCAG ATGGCGCCCCCTGGAGGTCccccacaacagcagcagcctccCCAGCAGGCTCCTGCCCAGGTGCAACAAGTCCAAGGGGGCAGCGGAGAGGCTCAGCTAATTTCCTTTGACTAA